In the genome of Ensifer sp. WSM1721, the window GAGGAGGTCATGGGTACCGACAAGCAGATCATGCTCGCGACCCAGATCAACGCCACTGACGACGATCCGGAAGCCTCCGCCATCTATAAGGTCGGCACGATTGCCAATGTGCTGCAACTGCTGAAGCTCCCCGACGGTACCGTCAAGGTTCTCGTCGAAGGCCGCGCGCGCGCCGAGATCGAGCGCTACACGCCGCGCGACGATTTCTATGAGGCGGCGGCCCATGCGCTCCGCGAGCCCGACGAAGATCCGGTCGAGATCGAAGCGCTGAGCCGCTCGGTCGTGTCGGAATTCGAAAGCTATGTGAAGCTCAACAAGAAGATTTCGCCGGAAGTCGTCGGCGTCGCGAGCCAGATCGAAGACTATTCGAAGCTCGCCGATACCGTCGCATCCCATCTGTCGATCAAGATCGTCGAGAAGCAGGAAATGCTGGAGACGACGAGCGTGAAGATGCGTCTCGAAAAGGCGCTCGGCTTCATGGAAGGCGAGATCTCGGTCCTACAGGTGGAAAAGCGCATCCGCTCGCGCGTCAAGCGCCAGATGGAGAAGACCCAGCGCGAGTACTACCTCAATGAGCAGATGAAGGCGATCCAGAAGGAACTGGGCGACAGCGAGGACGGCCGCGACGAGATGGCCGAGATCGAGGAGCGCATCGCCAAGACGAAGCTTTCCAAGGAAGCTCGAGAAAAGGCCGATGCGGAGCTGAAGAAGCTGCGCCAGATGAGCCCGATGTCGGCGGAAGCGACCGTCGTTCGCAACTATCTCGATTGGCTCCTGGGCCTGCCCTGGGGCAAGAAGTCGAAGATCAAGACCGACCTCAATCACGCCGAGAAGGTGCTCGACGCCGATCACTTCGGTCTCGACAAGGTCAAGGAACGTATCGTCGAATATCTCGCCGTGCAGGCACGCTCCACGAAGATCAAGGGCCCGATCCTGTGCCTTGTCGGACCTCCGGGCGTCGGCAAGACCTCGCTCGCCAAGTCGATCGCCAAGGCGACTGGCCGCGAATATATTCGCATGGCGTTGGGTGGCGTTCGCGACGAGGCCGAAATCCGTGGTCACCGCCGCACGTATATCGGCTCCATGCCGGGCAAGATCGTTCAATCGATGAAGAAGGCAAAAAGGGCCAATCCGCTCTTCCTGCTCGACGAGGTCGACAAGATGGGGCAGGACTTCCGCGGCGATCCGTCTTCGGCGCTTCTGGAAGTGCTTGATCCGGAGCAGAACTCGACCTTCATGGATCACTATCTCGAGGTCGAATACGACCTCTCGAACGTGATGTTCATCACCACGGCGAACACGCTCAACATTCCGGCGCCGCTGATGGACCGCATGGAAGTGATCCGCATCGCCGGTTATACCGAAGAGGAAAAGCTGGAGATCGCCAAGCGGCACCTCCTGCCCAAGGCGATCCGCGACCATGCGCTGCAGCCGCAGGAGTTCTCCGTCACGGACGGCGCACTGATGGCCGTGATCCAGACCTACACGCGCGAAGCGGGCGTTCGCAACTTTGAACGCGAGTTGATGAAGCTTGCGCGCAAGGCTGTGACCGAAATCCTCAAAGGCAAGACGAAGAAGGTCGAAGTGACGACCGAGAACGTGCACGACTATCTCGGCGTGCCGCGCTTCCGCCATGGCGAAGCCGAGCGCGACGACCAGGTAGGCGTGGTCACGGGCCTCGCCTGGACCGAGGTCGGCGGCGAGCTGCTGACGATCGAAGGCGTGATGATGCCCGGCAAGGGCCGCATGACGGTCACCGGCAACCTGCGCGACGTGATGAAGGAATCGATTTCGGCAGCGGCATCCTATGTCCGGTCGCGCGCGATCGATTTCGGGATCGAGCCACCGCTGTTCGACAAGCGCGACATTCACGTCCACGTACCTGAGGGCGCAACCCCGAAGGATGGTCCGTCCGCGGGTGTCGCCATGGCAACGGCCATTGTTTCGGTCATGACCGGCATTCCGATCTCCAAGGACGTGGCGATGACCGGGGAGATCACCCTGCGTGGTCGCGTCCTGCCGATCGGCGGCCTCAAGGAGAAGCTGCTGGCGGCTCTGCGTGGCGGAATCAAGAAGGTGCTGATCCCCGAGGAGAACGCCAAGGATCTCGCCGATATTCCGGACAACGTGAAGAACAGCCTCGAGATCATCCCGGTCTCGCGGATGGGCGAGGTGCTCGAACACGCTTTGATGCGGCGTCCTGAGCCGATCGAATGGGATCCGGCCAGCCAGCCGGCGATGCCGGCGGTTGATTCGCAGGACGAAGCGGGGGCATCGATCGCGCACTAAAGGGAGGCGCAAAGGGCCGCGACTGTGGCCCGCTTGCGCCCCTCAAGCAGAAAAACAAGGAAGACCGGCCTTTTGCCGGTCTTTTTTGTTGTAAAAGCGTGCTGCAAGCCTTGCATTCCAAGGGATTAGGCGCAATTGGGGATGGCAAGACGTGGGTGAGGCGCAAGCGGCCCCGGCTTAAGAAGACAGTCGTTTCGAACCAGTGTGAAAGGGGTGGAAACATGAACAAAAATGAGCTCGTGACTGCCGTTGCCGAAAAGGCCGGCCTCTCGAAGGCTGATGCGTCCTCTGCAGTTGATGCAGTTTTTGAGACCATCCAGAGCGAACTGAAGAACGGTGGCGACATTCGCCTCGTCGGCTTCGGCAACTTCTCCGTTACCCGCCGTGAAGCCAGCAAGGGCCGCAACCCGTCGACGGGCGCGGAAGTTGACATCCCGGCGCGCAACGTGCCGAAGTTTACCGCCGGCAAGGGCCTTAAGGACGCCGTCAACTGATAGGACGTTTCAGCGGAAAGGCTGCCGAACGGCATTCTCCATTGCCGGTCCCTAGCAACGGCCGTCCGCGATTAGGTTCATGTTCCATCTGCCGCGACGTCGCTTCCGGGCGAGGGTCTTAGGCAGGTTGATTGAGGCCCGGTCCACCGGGCCTCTTTTCGTTTCAACCTCCGCTGTCATCCCGCTGTTACAGGACGGTTGCAAAAGCCTCCCGTCCGGCCCCGGCCGCCGCCGATTCCGGATGTCAGCGCGGCGCGAGAAAGCGCGATCGGCGCATGTGCCGCGACAAGGAGGGACAGATGAAAGCATTTTCGATCACCACAGCATTGGCCGCGGCTCTCGCCGCATCGACGGCGTCCGCCGTCAAGGCCGAACAGGTATTCAACCGGGTTGCATCCTTTGCCGTCGCCGACAACCTGCCTGCGGGAGCCGACCGGAAGGCACCGACATCGGCCGAGATCATCACCGCGAGTGAAGATGGTAACACGCTCATCTATACCGACAGCCCCGGCAAGCGCATCGGCTTCATCGACATTACCGACGCCAAGGCGCCGAAGGCGAGCGGCATCGTATCCTTCGATGGCGAGCCGACCTCAGTCGCGATCGCCGGCGCAAAGGCTCTCGTCGCCGTCAATACGCGCGAAAGCTTCACCAAGCCCTCAGGCCTCCTCGCGATCGTCGACGTTGTGGCGAAGAAGGTGGAGGCGACCTGCGACCTCGGCGGCCAGCCGGATTCGGTAGCCCTGAACAAGGACCGGACGCTTGCCGCAGTCGCGATCGAGAACGAGCGCGATGAGGACGTCGAGGATGGAAAGATCCCGCAGATGCCGACCGGCGATCTCGTCATCCTGTCGCTGAAGGACGGCATCGCCGATTGCACGACGATCAAGCATGTGGCGCTGACCGGTCTCGCCGAGGTCGCGGGTGACGATCCGGAGCCGGAATTCGTCGCCTTCAACGGCAAGGACGAAATCGCGTTGACGCTGCAGGAGAACAACCACCTCGTCATCATCGACGGTAAATCCGCGACCGTGAAGACGCATTTCTCCGCCGGCACCGTCGATCTGAAGAACATCGATGCCAAGCGGGATGGCGCCATCTCCTTCACGGGCGAGCAGCCGGGCCGCAAGCGCGAACCGGATGCCGTGAAATGGCTCGACGACAATCGTCTGCTCGTCGCCAACGAAGGTGACTACGAAGGCGGTGCGCGCGGTTTCACGATCTTCGATGCGACCGGCAAGGTCCTCTTCGAGTCCGGCGCGGGCTTCGAACATGCGATCGCAGCCATTGGCCACTATCCGGAGAAGAGGTCGTCGGCCAAGGGCATCGAACCGGAGGGCGTCGAAGCGGCACGTTTCGGCGACGACAGCCTCTTCTTTGTGCTCTCCGAGCGCGCCTCGATCGTCGGCGTCTACAAGGATACCGGCGCTGAACCCGAACTCCTCCAGCTTCTGCCGTCCGGCATTTCACCCGAGGGCGCGGTCGCCATTCCCGGCCGCAATTTGTTTGCGACCGCCAATGAGGTGGATCTCGTTGAGGACGGTGGAGCGCGGGCACATGTGATGATCTACGAAAGGGCAGAAGGGAGGGCCGCCTATCCGCAGATTCGCTCGTCGGAAAAAGACGGCACGCCGATCGGCTTCGGCGCGCTTTCCGGTCTTGCGGCGGTCATGGACAAGCCGGGTTTCTTGCGCGCTGTCAGCGACTCCGTCTTCTCCTCGCAGCCGACGATCTTCACGATCGACGCCACCCAGACCCCGGCACTGATCACGGGGACGCTGCCGATCACCCGCGACGGTGCTCCCGCCCAGAAGCTCGACATCGAAGGCGTCGCCAATGACGGCGACGGCGGCTTCTGGCTCGCTTCCGAGGGCAATTCGGACAAGCTTTACAGCCACGCGCTCTTTCATGTGAACAAGAAGGGCGAGATCAAGAAGGAGATCGCCTTGCCGGCGGAGTTGCGTGCGAACGAAATCCGCTACGGTTTCGAAGGTATCGCGACCGTGGGCGAGGGGGACGACCAGGTCCTCTGGATGGCTGTCCAGCGCGAATGGAAGGACGACGAGAAAGGCTTCGTCAAGCTCGTCTCTTACAAGCCGGCAACCGAGGAGTGGGGTGCGGTGCGCTATCCGCTCGACAAGTCGGAAGAAGGCTGGGTCGGCCTTTCGGAAATCTCCGTCCATGGCGACTATGCCTATATCATCGAGCGCGACAATCTGATCGGCGAGGCAGCCAAGCTGAAGAAGCTCTATCGCGTTCCTCTCGCCGATCTGAAGCCCGCCAAGCTCGGCAGCGAGTTGCCGGTCGTCCGCAAGGAAGAGGTGCGCGATCTCATTGCCGATCTGAAGGCGCTGAACGGTTATGTCGTCGACAAGGTCGAGGGCTTCGGAGTTGACGCCGCCGGCAATGGTTATGTCGTCACGGACAATGACGGCGTCGATGATTCTTCCGGCGAAACCCTGTTCTTCTCCATCGGTGCCATCGACGCGATGTAAGCGTCGAGGCCGGGAGAAAACGGAAGAGGCCGGAGCATGACGCCCCGGCCTCTTCTCTTTCTGCGAAGTGATGCCCGCGGCCTATCGCGCGGAGGCGATCTCTGCCTCTTCCGCTTCTTCCTTGCGCTTGCGGATTTCGTCGGTCTTTTCGACGAGCTTGCTGACGATATCGTAGAGCTGGTCGAGCTGCTCGTCGTCGAGCGCCGAGAAGATTTCCTCCAGGAGCTGTTTGCGCGGGTGTTCCGCCGCTTCGAGGACGGCCCGTCCGGTCTCGGTGATCGAGACGATTTTCGCACGGCGATCCTCCGGGTCGGGTTTGCGCATCACCAGGCGGTCGCGCTCCAACCCGTCGATCGCCTCGGTCACCGTCCGCGGAGCGAAGTTCAGCGCACAGGCGATATCCGTGGACCGACAGGGACCGAGTTTGCTCAGGAAGAAGAGGAACTTGCTCCGGGCAAGTGAGACGCCTTCCTCTGTCATGGATTCGTTAACCAGCCGATGAACGCGATGGTAGAGCTCGAACAGCTTGTCGGAAACTTCGAATGTCTTCTTCATGACCACCATGGCGATATTTTGAGGTGCCATGTCAAATGGCAGTTACCCTATTGATAGTTACAATTGCCACATTTGTCGACAAGAACCTCCTAATTCTTAAGGCTAATGCCCGCAGCGCGGCGCGGTCTTGCCGGCCTCAAAGGAAAGTAACTCAGAAATCCATGAGTTGGATATCCGGCTGGAGGAATGCTCTATGCGCCCCATGGGTTCGGTCGCACCGGCGAAAATGACGCTGCTTGGAGAGCACTTGGGGTGAGCGGGCATACCACCTGTGTACAGGCGCGCACTCGCATTGACGTGGGATGCGGCGCCGGGCCATGGTCGGCCATGCCGTTCCGATTTGTTCATACCGCAGACCTTCATCTCGATTCACCTTTGCGCAGCCTCGCACTCCGAAACCCGGAGCTTGCCAGCCTTGTGCGAAGCGCCACCCGTAACGCGCTCGTGCGCATTGTCGATCTCTGCATTGCCGAAAGCGTCGACGCGCTGCTGATCGCCGGCGATCTCTACGACGGCGGCCAAACCTCCATGAACACGGCGCTTTTCCTTGCGGGCGAGCTCCGCCGCCTCGACGAGGCCGGCATCCGCACCTTCATCATCCGGGGCAATCACGACGCCCAATCGCAAGTGACGCGCGAACTCACGCTGCCGCCCTCTGTCCACGTCTTTTCCGGCCGCAGCAGGACGGTGCTGGCAAAGAATCTGGAAAACGGCAGAACGGTTCATATTCACGGCGTGAGCTTTGCCGACACGCACGCGCCGGAGAGTCTGCTGCCTCACTTCCATCCGCCGGTCGCCGACGGAATCAATATCGGCATGTTGCATACGAGCCTTTCCGGCTCCGCCGCTCATGACCCCTATGCGCCCTGCAGTGTCGCCGATCTTCAGCGGCACGGCTTTGACTATTGGGCGCTCGGCCATATCCACCAGCGGCAGGTGCACAGCGAAAAGCCCTGCATCGTCATGCCCGGCATGCCGCAGGGCCGCGACATCAACGAAATGGGCATGAAGGGCGTCACCATCGTTACGATCGACGATCACGGGCAGGTGGTGCTGGAAGAGCGGCCGACAAGCACCGCCGCTTTCGAACGGCTTTCGGTCGACGTAACGGGCGCCGCTCACTGGCGCGATGTGCTGGACTCGGTGAGCCGGGAGATCGCCCGCCTTCGCAAGCGACTGCCGGCCGACAATCTGATCCTGCGGCTGACGCTGACGGGAAGAACCCCGCTTGCCTGGCGCCTACGGCGCGACGCCGATCTCCTGGAAACGGAAATGGCCAACATTGCGGCCGGGCTCGGCGGATGCTGGATCGAGAAGGTCGAGGTCCAGTGCCGGGCGGCAGGGGATGCAGGATACGCCTCGGCCGACCCGGTCGGCGAGTTGGCGGCGCTCGTTGAAAATGACGTGTTGTCCTCCTTCGGCTTCCGCGCAGAGGTGAAGGGCGTCGCGGAGGAACTGCTGCAGCAATTGCCGCCCGAACTGCGGCAGATATTGGCGATCGACGAGGAAGCGCTGGAGAGCCTGGCGCTGAACGCCGGTCTTGCGGGAAGCGCGGACGTGCTCGCGCATCTCCATGGTCGCACGGGCGCCGAGGGCACCGACTGATGCGACTTCAACGGCTGGATCTCGTCCGCTACGGCAAATTCACCGGGCGGAGCCTCGATTTCGGCGAGGCGAAGCCAGGTGCGCCCGATTTTCACCTCGTTTACGGCCCGAACGAAGCCGGGAAGTCGACCCTGTTCTCCGGCTTCCTCGATCTGCTCTTCGGGATCGAGCGTTCAAGCCCCTACGGCTTTCTGCACCCCTACCAGACGATGCGGATCGGCGGCATCCTGGAAGCCGGCGGCCATCGCCATCACGCCTATCGCGTAAAGCGCAACGCCAACAGTCTCGTCGGCTCCGACGAGCAGCCGCTGCCGGACAATCTCTTTTCCGCGGCTCTCGGCTCTGTGGATCGGGATACGTATCGCATGATGTTCTCGCTCGACGACGACAGCATCGAGGAGGGTGGGGAAGCGATCCTGCAGAGCGAGGGGGAACTGGGTTCGCTGCTCTTTTCCGCAAGCTCCGGCCTGCCGGACAGCGGCGCGGTTCTCGCGAGCCTGCGTGCGGATGCGGATGCCTTCTTCCGTCCGCAGGGGCGCAAGCATCGGCTTGCCGAGTTGAAGGCAGAACTCGACGCGCTCAAAGCGGAGCGCAGCGCGATCGACGTGAATGCGCGCGAATACGCCTCGCTCCGCAAGGCGCTGACGTCTGCGCGCGAACGTCACGAAACGGCGGCAGGAACACGGGCGGAGCTGCGTGTCGCCAGGGATCTGGCGCGCGTAAAGCTCCATGCTCTGCCGATCCTCAAGCGGCTTTGCGAGGCAAGGAACGAATTCGAGAGACGGACGCCCCTGCCTGTGCCGCCCGCGGAGTGGCCGAGCGAGCTGCCGACGCTTCGGAAGCGCGAGGCAGAAATCGCCGCGCGGCTCGCGCAACTGAACGAGGAGCTTGAGCGACGGCGCGACGAGCTGGCGGACATGCCGCAGGACGGGCAGGCGCTGGCGCTCGCCGAGCGGTTCGGAGCGCTGCGCAATTCCGAGCTTGACGCCCGCTATCTGACGGCCGCCCGCGACATGCCGGTTCGCCTCGAAGAGCTGGCAAGGACATCCGCCGAGATCGACGCCTGCCTTGCCCGACTGGACGAGGAGGGCAACTCCGATCCCGCCGCGCTCCTCCTGCCGACCGCACGCGCCGCCCGGCTACAGGAGCTTGTGCGCCGGCACGCCAGCCTGTCGGAGAGGCTGGCCGCAGCACGCGAGGAAGTCGAGAGCGCGCAACGGGATCGCCAGGAGGCCGAGCGCGACGCAGCCCGGTTGAAGGAAGGCATGGGCGACCCCGCTCTTCTCGCGAACCGCTTGCATCACCTGCGCC includes:
- the lon gene encoding endopeptidase La; translation: MTSKTSPATESATYPVLPLRDIVVFPHMIVPLFVGREKSIRALEEVMGTDKQIMLATQINATDDDPEASAIYKVGTIANVLQLLKLPDGTVKVLVEGRARAEIERYTPRDDFYEAAAHALREPDEDPVEIEALSRSVVSEFESYVKLNKKISPEVVGVASQIEDYSKLADTVASHLSIKIVEKQEMLETTSVKMRLEKALGFMEGEISVLQVEKRIRSRVKRQMEKTQREYYLNEQMKAIQKELGDSEDGRDEMAEIEERIAKTKLSKEAREKADAELKKLRQMSPMSAEATVVRNYLDWLLGLPWGKKSKIKTDLNHAEKVLDADHFGLDKVKERIVEYLAVQARSTKIKGPILCLVGPPGVGKTSLAKSIAKATGREYIRMALGGVRDEAEIRGHRRTYIGSMPGKIVQSMKKAKRANPLFLLDEVDKMGQDFRGDPSSALLEVLDPEQNSTFMDHYLEVEYDLSNVMFITTANTLNIPAPLMDRMEVIRIAGYTEEEKLEIAKRHLLPKAIRDHALQPQEFSVTDGALMAVIQTYTREAGVRNFERELMKLARKAVTEILKGKTKKVEVTTENVHDYLGVPRFRHGEAERDDQVGVVTGLAWTEVGGELLTIEGVMMPGKGRMTVTGNLRDVMKESISAAASYVRSRAIDFGIEPPLFDKRDIHVHVPEGATPKDGPSAGVAMATAIVSVMTGIPISKDVAMTGEITLRGRVLPIGGLKEKLLAALRGGIKKVLIPEENAKDLADIPDNVKNSLEIIPVSRMGEVLEHALMRRPEPIEWDPASQPAMPAVDSQDEAGASIAH
- the hupB gene encoding DNA-binding protein HupB, with protein sequence MNKNELVTAVAEKAGLSKADASSAVDAVFETIQSELKNGGDIRLVGFGNFSVTRREASKGRNPSTGAEVDIPARNVPKFTAGKGLKDAVN
- a CDS encoding esterase-like activity of phytase family protein, yielding MKAFSITTALAAALAASTASAVKAEQVFNRVASFAVADNLPAGADRKAPTSAEIITASEDGNTLIYTDSPGKRIGFIDITDAKAPKASGIVSFDGEPTSVAIAGAKALVAVNTRESFTKPSGLLAIVDVVAKKVEATCDLGGQPDSVALNKDRTLAAVAIENERDEDVEDGKIPQMPTGDLVILSLKDGIADCTTIKHVALTGLAEVAGDDPEPEFVAFNGKDEIALTLQENNHLVIIDGKSATVKTHFSAGTVDLKNIDAKRDGAISFTGEQPGRKREPDAVKWLDDNRLLVANEGDYEGGARGFTIFDATGKVLFESGAGFEHAIAAIGHYPEKRSSAKGIEPEGVEAARFGDDSLFFVLSERASIVGVYKDTGAEPELLQLLPSGISPEGAVAIPGRNLFATANEVDLVEDGGARAHVMIYERAEGRAAYPQIRSSEKDGTPIGFGALSGLAAVMDKPGFLRAVSDSVFSSQPTIFTIDATQTPALITGTLPITRDGAPAQKLDIEGVANDGDGGFWLASEGNSDKLYSHALFHVNKKGEIKKEIALPAELRANEIRYGFEGIATVGEGDDQVLWMAVQREWKDDEKGFVKLVSYKPATEEWGAVRYPLDKSEEGWVGLSEISVHGDYAYIIERDNLIGEAAKLKKLYRVPLADLKPAKLGSELPVVRKEEVRDLIADLKALNGYVVDKVEGFGVDAAGNGYVVTDNDGVDDSSGETLFFSIGAIDAM
- a CDS encoding MarR family winged helix-turn-helix transcriptional regulator; translated protein: MKKTFEVSDKLFELYHRVHRLVNESMTEEGVSLARSKFLFFLSKLGPCRSTDIACALNFAPRTVTEAIDGLERDRLVMRKPDPEDRRAKIVSITETGRAVLEAAEHPRKQLLEEIFSALDDEQLDQLYDIVSKLVEKTDEIRKRKEEAEEAEIASAR
- a CDS encoding exonuclease SbcCD subunit D is translated as MPFRFVHTADLHLDSPLRSLALRNPELASLVRSATRNALVRIVDLCIAESVDALLIAGDLYDGGQTSMNTALFLAGELRRLDEAGIRTFIIRGNHDAQSQVTRELTLPPSVHVFSGRSRTVLAKNLENGRTVHIHGVSFADTHAPESLLPHFHPPVADGINIGMLHTSLSGSAAHDPYAPCSVADLQRHGFDYWALGHIHQRQVHSEKPCIVMPGMPQGRDINEMGMKGVTIVTIDDHGQVVLEERPTSTAAFERLSVDVTGAAHWRDVLDSVSREIARLRKRLPADNLILRLTLTGRTPLAWRLRRDADLLETEMANIAAGLGGCWIEKVEVQCRAAGDAGYASADPVGELAALVENDVLSSFGFRAEVKGVAEELLQQLPPELRQILAIDEEALESLALNAGLAGSADVLAHLHGRTGAEGTD